The genomic region CGACTACTGGAGTGGTACCGCCGTTGCGGAGAAGGTGGAGGCCGTCGTTGGCGCCAATACCCGCGCGCTGCTGGCGGGCAACACCAACGGGCATCCCGCGCCGTGGCGAGAACTGCGCGAAGTGGTGCAGCGCCATGGCCTGGTACTGATCGAGGATTCGACCGAATCCATCGGTTCCACCTATGAGGACCAGGCAACCGGAACCTTTGGTGACTGTGCCATATTCGATTTCTCCCAGCCGGGCGCCCTGGTGTGCGGCGAGGGCGGTATGGTGGTTACGGACAACGACGATATCGCCGCAGGCCTGCGCCAGTGGCGGAATCGACGACTGGACGAGCGCGCATCCATCGTCGCCGGCACGTATACGCCGTTTCAGGCGGGGGTCAGCGATCTCACAGCTGCGATCGGCCTGACGCAGTTGTCGCGCCTGGAAGGAATCCTCGAGCGTCGTCGCGAGATAGAGCAGTACTACTACAAGTATCTGAAGTCCTTCGAGGGCATCAAGGATCCGTACGTAGCCCCTGATGTCACCGCGGTACATTGGTTCGTCTACACGGTACACCTGGGTACGCGCTTCACCCGTTCGAGTCGTGATGCCATCGTCGATGACCTGCGTGGAGCAGGAGTGGAGGCCTACGCCTACTGCCAACCGCTGCACCGGCAGCGTTACTACCTGGACCGGGCGCCGGCGGACAAGAAGTTGTTTGTAACCGAGAAAGTCGCGGATCGCGCGATAGCGCTACCCTTCCATGCCCATCTTACGGAGGACCAGGTCGCGTTCATCGTCACAACGATGAAGGACTCCTCCGTAAATGTTGGTGCTGGTGCGGCAATCTATCTGTAATTGAAGGAGAGTACGATGGAAAACGATCGCGTCATTGTGCATGTGAAATTCGCTCCTGACGGAACGGTAGTCGATATCGGCGAACGCCCGCAGCAGCTGAGTCCGCAGCAGTGGTTCGATGCCCTGTGCAACCACACCGCCGGCGGCTACCAGCCCCTGGCTGGCGGTCGCGCCCTGTATCAGTTGCCGCGCACCGAACTTGAGGCCCTGAAATCAGGCGCCGGGGAGCAGGTGTCGAAATGAATACGGAAACGCTGGAAGAAATCCGGAACGGGATCGCCGCAGGGCGCGTTGTTCCCTATCTCGGTCCGGGTATGCTGGACCTGCTCGAAGATTGCGCCGTACCCGTGTCGCCCGAGGATCTGGTGGAACGGCTTGTGGCCAAGGCGAGTGTCCCGCACAAGATCCGCGGCAACCTCACGGCGGCGGCGCAGTTCATCGAGAACTTCAAGCACCGAAAGACAGTGAGCGCGGCGATGACCGAGGCCTTCAGCGCCCCCGGATCCCCTGCATCGCTGCACAGCTATCTGGTCATCGTACATGCCTGGTACGACGATGTGATGCGCCAGGCAATGGCGGGGCGTACCGATACCTGGGGCATGATCCAGGGGGTGAGCCAGGCGGAACACTTCGGCACCTGGGATCACTACTATGACTCTGCCGGCGAGGCGGTTGAGCCGCAGGACTCCGAATCCTGGGAAACGGTGCTGTATGAGCCCATCGGTGCGGTCAAACCCGATGCCAACTTCATCGTGTCGGATTCCGACTACGTGGAGGTGCTGACCGAGATTGATATTCAGACACCGATCCCGCCGGCTGTGCAATCCATCCGCACCGGGCGATGGTTTCTTTTCCTGGGTTGCCGATTCCGCAGTCAGCTGGAACGCGCGTTTGCCCGCCAAATCATGAAGCGATCGAGCCACCGGCACATCGCCGTACTGGCCGGGGACTTGACCCGAAACGAGGCGCGCTTTCTGAACGAGCAGAATATCGAGCGCATCGATCTGCCGCTGGCGGAATTTGCGTCCCTGTTGACCAGCTGCGAGTCGCCGTCTCTGACAGCAGCCGAGGCATCCTGAAGCGAGGGCTCCCTAATGGGTATAAAAATCTTTTGCCGCTGTGGTGCGGACATCACGAATGAGATCACGGCCTACGACAAGGAAACCAGGACCTTTCACTGGTTCGAGTCGAATGACGTGGAATGCGCCGATTGCGCCGGCAAATGGGGCAAAGCCGGGGTAGACAAGCCCGGGCGAAGCGAAAAGCGACGCGGTTTCCTTGATGTGTTGCTGATGCAGTAGGGATGCTGACGCGCGAGAAACAGGGCTAGGCGCGGGTCGCTCCGGGGGACGCGGCATGCAAGAGGACTCTTCACCACCGCGTACCGACGCGTCAATCGCGGGGGTCCTTGTCGGGGAACCGGACTCGCGCGACGTTCCCGCCATGCTGGAGCTGCTGGCGGAGTTGTTCCGACAGGAGCGTGACTTTCGCCCGGATCCCGACAAGCAGCTCCGTGCGCTGCGCCTGATCCTCGCCAATCCCGAAAAGGGCCACCTGTTCGTTGCCCGCACCCGCGGCCGGGTGGTGGGGATGGCCACGGTTCTGTCCACCGTCAGCACGGCCGAGGGGGGTCCGGTGCTCCTGCTGGAAGACGTCGTCGTCTCCGCCTCCTACCGTGGCGAAGGAATCGGTCGTGTACTCGTTGACCACCTCCTTCAGTGGGCGGCGGAACAGGGGTTTTTGCGCGTCAGCCTGGTGACGGACGCCGACAACCACGGGGCGCATCGCTTCTACGAAAATCTCGGCTTTGTGCCGTCAGAGATGAGACTCTTTCGCCGCAATCTCGGTTCGTCTCCAATGTAGGCAAACCTACGGTCCAGGCCGGTCTGGAACCGGGCATGGCTGCTGCCGTACACAGGTTTCGTCATCCCGCTCTTCTTCCAAAGCGGCCAGTCCAATCCAGCGACGAACGCGCTCGCGGTCGAAGCCGGCCTGGCGCCGGCCATCGGCCTCCATCAGTGGACGGCGGATGAACAGGGGATCGGCCAGCATCAAATCGAGCGCCATCTCCGCGTCGAGCTGTTCCGGCACGATCTCGCCCGACTTGACCCGCGGCGCGGCGCGGTTGATCCATTCGGCCACGGGCAGATCCCCGAAGAAGCTGCGCAGCTGTTCCCGTGTCCAGGCCTCGGTCAACAGACTTCGCGCGATCACTTCATGACCGGCGGCCTCGAGCAGTCTTTTTTGCCGCGTATTGTTCGCGCAGCCCGGTTTCTCGTAGAAGATGACGGTGGTCACGATATGGCTCCGGAAGGCTGTTTCTTCAGATTCATGGCAATCTCCAGCAGCGCCGGCGTCTGCAGTTCGATCTCCTGCTTCACGGCCGGGTCGAGCTTGGCGAGCCAGCGTGCTGGAATGGCGTCAACGCCGTAGGCGGCGCCGGCCAGCATTCCGGCCAGGGCACCCGTGGTATCGGCGTCGTCGCCGCGATTGACCACGCCGATCAGGCAATTCTCGAAGCTGTCAGTGTGAAAGAAATAGTGCAGGACAGTCTGCACGGTTTCGACGACGTAACCGGAAGCACGGCCGGGGTAGGGGTCAAAACGGAATTCACGGTGGTTGGCGATCAGGCGGTTGGCCTCCGCGCGGCAGGTGTGTATGCCCCCGCCCAGCAGGAGTTCCCTTGCCATGCGTCCGAGGGCGAGGGTGGCGGCATCGGACAGCGGGTGATTGTGCGTAATGTGACACTGGGCCAGGGTCGCGCGCTCGAATTCATCGTTGTCCATCAGGGTGGCGAGGGCCACGGGCAGGTTGCGCATGCAGGCACCATTACCGGCGTCCGTTTCGCTGGGCAGAGCCTCCAGGCTGCCCTCCAGCATGAAGCGGCGGATACCGCGACGACAGGTATTGCCGCAATCGACGGGCTTGGAACGCAGCCAGGCGACGAAGGCATTGGCGGCGGCGCCGGCGTCGAAGCCGCCGGAATCCACGATGGCGCCGCCGAGTGCGAGCGCCATACCGGTGTCATCGGTCACCTGTCCCGGCCTGAGCTTCAGCCAGCCACCGCCACGCATGCTGCGGTGCATCCCGTAGGCGGCGGCAATTTCGTTCGGGGTCATGAACTCGACGGTGGCTCCCAGGGCGTCACCGACGGCGAGACCCAGGTACGCTCCGAGCGCGAGCCGCTGTATCTCTTGCAGATCCATGTCCGATGGCGCCGTCAGGCTACAGCTTGTCGATGGAGAGGTGGTAATCGCCCCCGACCACGAGGTACTCGGCCTCACCGGTCAACGGGTGAGCCGGGAGAAGATCGCGAAAGAACACCACCTTCGCCGCTGGGACATGGGCCTCCACGACGATGTCGCCGAAGGTGTCGGCGACTCCCCGATCGGCCGTAAACGACACCAGATTGTTCAGGCGCATGACCGCAGTTCTTCGTGTCGGTCGCTCGACAATGTCGTGTTCGCGGAAATCACGCATCCCGCGGAACAGTCGAATGTGGCGCGATGCTGGCCGGCGGAAGCGGCGAAGCGACCATTGGCAGAATTCGTACAACAGGTCGAGCTGGGCATTGATGCTGTTGTTGTGGTAGCGGTTGTGCATCTTCTCCTCGATATAAGTTGCCCAGGCGGGAGACCCGACCCGTCCGATGGCGGCCTTGTGGAAGACCGGTGTCAGGCCGAAACGGCTTTCCACCCAGCCCTTGAATACCGCGCCCGCCGGACTGTTGGCATCGAAACCCCAGCCTTCCAGCAGCCGGCGATAGCTGGAGCGATAGCGTCGCCGCTGCCGGGTCTCCGGCTCATTGATGGCGAACACGGCGCTCATGTACTTCTCGAAGGCATCCGCGGCCTGTGCCCGGTCCGATGCCTGATCCAGCATTTCGAACAAGGCCGGATTGGTCTCCCGCACCCCGGCAATGCGCAGGCGAAGCGGGTGCTCATTGAAGGCCGCGCTGGCGAGCAGACCGGTGGGAATCCCGACGAGATTCGTCGAATGTTCCCGCCAGACAGTCGGGGCCATGGCCAATGTCATCGGCTTGCGAATCGGTTCGCAGACTCACCGTTCGGATCTAGGCGATCTCAACCGGGATGGAGATCGGCGCCGATTTCCCCAGGGCCAGGTCCACCTTGCGACGAACTGATTCCACCGTGAACGGCTTGGCTACCAGGCCGTGCGCGAGCGAGCCGACGCAGGACTGCGCGAAATCATCCCCGACACCTTCGGTGACCAGCAGCACCTTGGCCGCCGGGTAGGATGCAGCCAGCTCCTCCAGCAGGGCCGTTCCCCCGACACGGGCGATGTCGATGGCGAGCAGCACGACGTCCGGTACACCTGCGTCTTTGCTTTTGGCGTGGGCCTCATCCACGCTCGCCAGTTCGTGGGTCTCGTGTTCGTCATGCAACATGAATTGCAGCGCGGCACGAGCGATCTCGTCCTCATGCACCACGAACACACGATGGTTCTCCACCGCCCGGGAAGTCTCGACGCCGATCTGCATATTCCGTTCTCCAAAGTCGCGTGTGGGACACGTGCTTGGGAAAGCAAATTTCATTCCCGGCCGGGTCTATTTCAAGCGCCCGGCCATTGCGCCGAAAACCGCGACCACAGGGCCGGGCGGCCGTAGCCGCGCGTAGGGAGCATTGTGATTCGTGTTCCGTTTGCTACAGCGTCATGTGCTTTGTCGGATTTGTAACACCTTGTAGGACCGTGCCGCGGCGCCGTGTTTCCCGGTTTTTCGCGGGTTTCAGGCGAATAAAGACCCTGCTCCGGGTCTGGCACGGCGGTTGCTAAACAGGGGGTGCGCAGTAAACGTTTTACCGGATTTGTAACCGATACGAAGACCTACAAAGTGTTACTAACTTCCAGTGATGCCGGTGGCGTGTTTGCTGGCAAGCAGTAGCAGGCACGAATGAACACAAGGTTAAACACTTAGGCTCTTTAAGGAGGTCAAGATGTCGGACGGTTTGAGACAAATAGCGTTTTACGGGAAGGGCGGTATCGGCAAGTCCACCACGTCGCAGAACACGCTGGCGGCGCTCGCCGATATGGGTCAGAAGATCCTCATCGTCGGTTGCGATCCGAAGGCGGATTCCACGCGGCTCATTCTCCATGCCAAGGCACAGGACACCATCCTCAGCCTGGCGGCCGAGGCGGGCAGCGTCGAGGATCTGGAAATCGAGGACGTGATGCGGACTGGCTACAAGGACATCCGCTGCGTGGAATCGGGCGGTCCGGAGCCGGGCGTGGGTTGTGCCGGTCGCGGTGTGATCACCTCGATCAACTTCCTCGAGGAAGAGGGTGCATACGACGG from Acidiferrobacteraceae bacterium harbors:
- the draG gene encoding ADP-ribosyl-[dinitrogen reductase] hydrolase, whose protein sequence is MDLQEIQRLALGAYLGLAVGDALGATVEFMTPNEIAAAYGMHRSMRGGGWLKLRPGQVTDDTGMALALGGAIVDSGGFDAGAAANAFVAWLRSKPVDCGNTCRRGIRRFMLEGSLEALPSETDAGNGACMRNLPVALATLMDNDEFERATLAQCHITHNHPLSDAATLALGRMARELLLGGGIHTCRAEANRLIANHREFRFDPYPGRASGYVVETVQTVLHYFFHTDSFENCLIGVVNRGDDADTTGALAGMLAGAAYGVDAIPARWLAKLDPAVKQEIELQTPALLEIAMNLKKQPSGAIS
- a CDS encoding SIR2 family protein, with product MNTETLEEIRNGIAAGRVVPYLGPGMLDLLEDCAVPVSPEDLVERLVAKASVPHKIRGNLTAAAQFIENFKHRKTVSAAMTEAFSAPGSPASLHSYLVIVHAWYDDVMRQAMAGRTDTWGMIQGVSQAEHFGTWDHYYDSAGEAVEPQDSESWETVLYEPIGAVKPDANFIVSDSDYVEVLTEIDIQTPIPPAVQSIRTGRWFLFLGCRFRSQLERAFARQIMKRSSHRHIAVLAGDLTRNEARFLNEQNIERIDLPLAEFASLLTSCESPSLTAAEAS
- a CDS encoding ArsC/Spx/MgsR family protein, with product MTTVIFYEKPGCANNTRQKRLLEAAGHEVIARSLLTEAWTREQLRSFFGDLPVAEWINRAAPRVKSGEIVPEQLDAEMALDLMLADPLFIRRPLMEADGRRQAGFDRERVRRWIGLAALEEERDDETCVRQQPCPVPDRPGP
- a CDS encoding DegT/DnrJ/EryC1/StrS aminotransferase family protein, with the protein product MDVYTIPFSDPDMSEAEIGAVSEVLASPRLSQGPVVEDFETAFAAWLGRKHAVAVASGTLGLLLTLKAHDIGPGDEVVVTPYSWHQIAQAVALCGATPVFTDIDYWSGTAVAEKVEAVVGANTRALLAGNTNGHPAPWRELREVVQRHGLVLIEDSTESIGSTYEDQATGTFGDCAIFDFSQPGALVCGEGGMVVTDNDDIAAGLRQWRNRRLDERASIVAGTYTPFQAGVSDLTAAIGLTQLSRLEGILERRREIEQYYYKYLKSFEGIKDPYVAPDVTAVHWFVYTVHLGTRFTRSSRDAIVDDLRGAGVEAYAYCQPLHRQRYYLDRAPADKKLFVTEKVADRAIALPFHAHLTEDQVAFIVTTMKDSSVNVGAGAAIYL
- a CDS encoding GNAT family N-acetyltransferase, which encodes MQEDSSPPRTDASIAGVLVGEPDSRDVPAMLELLAELFRQERDFRPDPDKQLRALRLILANPEKGHLFVARTRGRVVGMATVLSTVSTAEGGPVLLLEDVVVSASYRGEGIGRVLVDHLLQWAAEQGFLRVSLVTDADNHGAHRFYENLGFVPSEMRLFRRNLGSSPM
- a CDS encoding response regulator, yielding MQIGVETSRAVENHRVFVVHEDEIARAALQFMLHDEHETHELASVDEAHAKSKDAGVPDVVLLAIDIARVGGTALLEELAASYPAAKVLLVTEGVGDDFAQSCVGSLAHGLVAKPFTVESVRRKVDLALGKSAPISIPVEIA
- a CDS encoding NAD(+)--dinitrogen-reductase ADP-D-ribosyltransferase, encoding MAPTVWREHSTNLVGIPTGLLASAAFNEHPLRLRIAGVRETNPALFEMLDQASDRAQAADAFEKYMSAVFAINEPETRQRRRYRSSYRRLLEGWGFDANSPAGAVFKGWVESRFGLTPVFHKAAIGRVGSPAWATYIEEKMHNRYHNNSINAQLDLLYEFCQWSLRRFRRPASRHIRLFRGMRDFREHDIVERPTRRTAVMRLNNLVSFTADRGVADTFGDIVVEAHVPAAKVVFFRDLLPAHPLTGEAEYLVVGGDYHLSIDKL